The Medicago truncatula cultivar Jemalong A17 chromosome 4, MtrunA17r5.0-ANR, whole genome shotgun sequence genome includes a region encoding these proteins:
- the LOC11445936 gene encoding pentatricopeptide repeat-containing protein At2g03380, mitochondrial, translating to MLMITPRILHRLHCKKWSFFTYHHYSYHHHTPNNHLPVPLPPTIHLSRICKHPTTVKTLHASLIISGHPPDTTLISLYASFGFLRHARTLFHRLPSPTHHSFKLIIRWHFLNDVHSHVVSFYNLARTTLGSFNDLVVFSILLKTASQLRDIVLTTKLHCNILKSNAADSFVLTSLVDAYSKCGKLRDARKVFDEIPDRSVVSWTSMIVAYVQNECAEEGLMLFNRMREGFLDGNVFTVGSLVTACTKLGCLHQGKWVHGYVIKNGIEINSYLATSLLNMYVKCGDIGDARSVFDEFSVSTCGGGDDLVFWTAMIVGYTQRGYPQAALELFTDKKWYRILPNSVTLASLLSACAQLENIVMGKLLHVLVVKYGLDDTSLRNSLVDMYAKCGLIPDAHYVFATTVDKDVVSWNSVISGYAQSGSAYEALDLFNRMRMESFLPDAVTVVGVLSACASVGAHQIGLSLHGFALKYGLVSSSIYVGTALLNFYAKCGDATSARMVFDGMGEKNAVTWAAMIGGCGMQGDGVGSLALFRDMLKEELVPNEVVFTTLLAACSHSGMVEEGLMIFDFMCKELNFVPSMKHYACMVDLLARAGNLQEALDFIDKMPVQPGVGVFGAFLHGCGLHSNFDFGEVAIRRMLELHPDQACYYVLISNLYASDGRWGMVKEVREMIKQRGLNKVPGVSLVEMDVNNTTHVNVAV from the coding sequence ATGTTGATGATCACACCAAGAATTCTTCATCGTCTTCACTGCAAAAAATGGAGCTTCTTCACCTATCACCACTACAGTTACCACCACCATACACCCAACAACCACCTTCCAGTTCCACTCCCTCCAACTATCCACCTCTCACGTATCTGCAAACATCCCACCACCGTCAAAACCCTCCACGCTTCCCTCATCATCTCCGGCCATCCTCCCGACACCACCCTCATCTCTCTCTACGCCTCCTTCGGCTTCCTCCGCCACGCTCGCACTCTCTTCCACCGTCTTCCCTCACCAACCCACCACTCCTTCAAACTCATCATTCGTTGGCATTTCCTCAACGACGTCCACTCCCACGTCGTTTCATTCTACAACCTTGCGCGAACCACTCTCGGTTCCTTCAACGACCTCGTCGTTTTCTCCATTCTGCTTAAAACAGCGTCTCAATTACGTGATATTGTTCTTACTACAAAGCTTCACTGTAACATTCTCAAATCAAATGCTGCTGATAGTTTTGTTTTGACTAGTTTAGTTGATGCTTATTCGAAATGTGGGAAACTAAGGGATGCACGaaaggtgtttgatgaaatacCTGATAGAAGTGTGGTGTCGTGGACTTCGATGATTGTTGCTTATGTTCAAAATGAATGTGCTGAGGAAGGGTTGATGTTGTTTAATAGAATGAGGGAAGGGTTTCTTGATGGGAATGTGTTTACTGTTGGGAGTTTGGTTACGGCGTGTACTAAATTAGGGTGTTTGCATCAAGGGAAATGGGTTCATGGGTATGTTATTAAGAATGGGATTGAGATTAATTCTTATTTGGCTACTTCTCTTTTGAATATGTATGTTAAATGTGGTGATATTGGTGATGCTCGTTCCgtgtttgatgaattttcaGTTTCGACTTGTGGTGGTGGTGACGATCTTGTTTTTTGGACGGCTATGATTGTCGGGTATACTCAGAGAGGTTATCCTCAAGCTGCGTTGGAGTTGTTTACCGATAAGAAATGGTATAGGATTTTGCCAAATTCAGTTACTCTTGCAAGTTTGCTCTCTGCTTGTGCTCAATTGGAAAATATTGTTATGGGAAAGTTACTTCATGTTCTGGTAGTTAAGTATGGATTGGATGATACTTCATTGAGGAATTCTCTTGTTGATATGTATGCGAAGTGTGGACTTATTCCTGATGCACATTATGTGTTTGCAACTACGGTGGATAAGGATGTTGTTTCTTGGAATTCGGTTATTTCGGGTTATGCACAGAGTGGATCAGCATATGAAGCCCTTGATCTCTTCAACAGGATGAGAATGGAATCGTTTTTGCCAGATGCGGTTACGGTTGTTGGTGTTCTCTCAGCTTGTGCTTCTGTTGGTGCTCATCAAATTGGTTTGTCCCTTCATGGTTTTGCCTTAAAGTATGGCTTGGTATCCTCTAGCATCTATGTTGGCACTGCGCTGCTCAACTTTTATGCAAAATGCGGGGATGCAACGTCAGCTCGCATGGTGTTTGATGGGATGGGAGAGAAGAATGCTGTGACGTGGGCTGCAATGATTGGTGGGTGTGGCATGCAAGGTGATGGAGTTGGATCTCTAGCTCTCTTTAGGGATATGTTGAAAGAGGAACTTGTGCCTAATGAAGTTGTCTTCACAACTCTATTAGCGGCTTGCAGCCATTCAGGGATGGTTGAAGAAGGGTTAATGATATTTGATTTCATGTGTAAGGAGTTAAATTTTGTTCCTTCCATGAAGCATTATGCATGTATGGTTGATCTCTTGGCACGTGCTGGCAACCTCCAAGAGGCATTGGATTTTATCGACAAAATGCCTGTTCAACCTGGTGTTGGTGTGTTTGGAGCTTTTCTCCATGGTTGTGGACTTCATTCCAATTTTGATTTTGGAGAAGTAGCAATTAGAAGAATGTTGGAATTGCACCCTGATCAAGCTTGTTACTACGTGCTCATCTCAAACCTGTATGCTTCGGATGGAAGATGGGGCATGGTTAAGGAGGTAAGAGAGATGATAAAGCAAAGAGGATTGAACAAGGTCCCTGGTGTTAGTTTAGTGGAGATGGACGTCAACAATACTACACATGTCAATGTGGCAGTTTGA